Within Deinococcus actinosclerus, the genomic segment CCACGCCAGTTCAGCGGGCCAGCAGGGGGCGTTCCAGGTCATCGCACGCGAGGCCGTTCCGGTTGGGATCGCGGCTGGCGAGGTACGCGGCCTCGCTGCGGCGCAGGTTCTTCAGGCCCAGGGGCACCAGCTGGCGGCACTCGCCCGGCAGATTCACGGCCTCGCGCAGGATCCAGCCTCGCTGCGCGCCGAGCTGCACGTCGCACCACAGGGCGTAGCAGCGGTTCAGGTTCAGGCGGGTGAGGGCCGGCAGGGTCCGCAGCGGCGCGCTGGCCTGGTTGGGCACCGGGTACAGGGTCGTGGCGGGCGCGACCCAGGCCGGCGCGGCCAGTGCGCCACCCAGCAGCAGCGGCAGCAGGGGGCGGGTCAGGCGGCGCATGGTCGCCCGTCAGTGTAGCCGGTACGTGAAACGCCTCCCTGCACCCGGTGGGGGGGAGGCGGCGGGTGGGGGGCGCTTACAGGTAGTCGACGCTGAGGATCTCGAACTCGGCGCTGCCCTTGGGCAGCTGCACGGTGACCTTCTCCCCGGCGCGGCGTCCGGCGAGGGCCTTGCCGATCGGGCTGGCGTCGCTGATCTTGCCCTTCAGGACGTCCACCTCGTAGGTGCCGACCAGTTCGAACTGGTGTTCCTTGCCCTTGGCGTCGCGCACGCGGACCTTGGCGCCCAGGCCGGCGCCGCCGGTGGCGTCCTCCTCAATGATCATGGCGCGCTCGAGCTGCCGCTCGAGTTCGGAGATGCGGGCCTCGTTCTCGCTCTGCTGCATCCGCGCCTCGTCGTACGCGGCGCTTTCGCGCAGGTCGCCGTCCTCGATGGCGCGGCCCATGTTCTCGGAGATCTCCTCGCGCTTGGTGGTCTTCAGGAAGTGCAGGGTTTCGACCAGTTTGTCGTACCCGCGCTGGGTCATGGTGATGCGATCCTTCGTCATAGACAGTCAAGTATAGGCGGTTTCGGATGGTGGCGGGGTGGGCGTTGACCAGTGGGTCCCGCAGCCGCCCGCCCGCGCGATCATGAAGGCGCCCCCCCTGATTTCCCCACCTGGCGGGGCGGCGCAGCCCGTACCCTCCGGGCATGACACGAGACGACACGCGCGAGTACGCCCCCGAGGGCGAGGTCCGGGACGACGGCACGACCGGCGAACTGCTCAACGACAAGATGGCGGCCGAGGATCTGCTGCGCGGCGCGGCCAGTGCCGAGAGCAGCAACCCGAACGATCAGCCGGGCTTCCAGGACGGCGTGCTGGGCGGCAGCGACTTCGAGGACCGCCAGGGCACCCCCAACAACGACGGGGACAGTGACCTGGAAGGCCGCGCGGCGGGCGGCGAGGGCGTGCACCGCAGCGGCGGTGTGGACGGCGGCCCGGCCCGCACGACGCCGCTGCCCGGCGCGAAGAAGTAAGCGGACACAGGCAGGCTGCGCGGAGGGAAACCTGACCAGCATGTCGGGGTTCCCTCCGCGCAGCCTGACGTCAGCGGCTGTCGGTGCCGATGCCCAGGTTCTCCACGACCGCCTGCTGCGTCTGCTTCTGCGAGTCCATGACCTCCACGGCCACCTGCTCGCCGCCCTCCAGATCCATCACGAAGTGGTCGCCGTCGAGCCGCACGCGCGAGAGGATCTGCTCCTCGCCCTCGGGGCGGGTGGTGGCGCGCAGCTCCACGAACCGGCGCATGGGCGTGCGGATCACCTTCGGGGCCAGGATCTCCTCGACCTGGAAGATCCCGCCGGAATTGTTCATGGTCACGCTGATCAGCACCGGCTTGTCGCGACCCCGTTCGATCACGACCTGATCCACCGCCAGCGCACTGATCGAGTGGATGTCCACGCTACCCAGGCTGAACGCCTTGCGCCCCCGGCCCTTGGTGATGTCGGTGCCGTCCGCGACCGCCACGATCCCGCCCTCCAGGGTCAGCGGCGCCGGGCTCAGGTCGTGGCAGTTGATGGCGCCCAGGATGAACGAGCGCACCTTCACGCGCTTGAACGGGTCTGGGTACAGCGGCGTCATGATCCGGTCGAGGATCGGCAGGGCCAGCGCCACGCCGTGCGCCTCGTGGCCCACGCGGTGAATCTGGTTGCCGATGTCGTGCAGCATGGTGCCCAGGATGACGGTCAGGAACACGTCGTCGGCGTCGCCCACGCCGCTTTCCATCAGGTCGGTCTTCACGCCGCCCTCGAGGAGCAGTTCCGTGATCGCCATGCCCGCCGCGCCCGTGATGAAGGCGTGCACCCGCCCGTGGTCGTTGTACCCCAGCTTGCGCATGGTGATGTAGTTCGCCATGTCCCAGTGGGCCAGGGCCTCCGGGTCGCCCCGCAGCGCGTCGTACGCAGCCAGCGCGCGCGGGTAGTCGCGCAGGTCGCTGCGGATCGCCTGATTGGCCTCCTCGATCAGTTTCGAGCGGGGGGTGGTGAACTCGACCACGCGGCTCTTGGCGGCCGGCGCGGCGCTGTCCTCGCGGCCCGCGACGTCGCTGACCTTGCCGCCCTCGACCTGCAGGCGGAACTTCTGCTCGCCCGCGCCCATGCCGTCCTCATTCACCCTGGAACTCCGCGCGGCGCTTGTTCAGGAAGGCGTCCACCCCCTCGCGGAAATCCTTCGTGGCGACCGTCATGCCGAACAGGTCCGCCTCGACCTCCAGGCCCGCCTCCAGCGCGGTGTCCATGCCGCGGCGCACCGCCTCCTTGACCAGGGACAGCGCAATGGGGGCGTTCTTGAGCATCAGCTCGGCCACCTCGCGCGCCTTGGTCAGGGCGTCGTCCGCGACGTAGTTCACGAGGCCCATGCCCAGCGCCTCGTCGGCCTTCACCTGACGGGCCGTGAGCATCAGGTCCAGTGCGCGGCCCGCACCGACCAGCCGCGCGAGGCGCTGCGTGCCGCCGAAACCCGGGATCAAGCCCAGCGAGACTTCCGGCAGGCCCAGGCGGGCGGTGGTGGCCGCCACGCGTACGTCGCAGGCCAGCGCCAGTTCCAGCCCGCCGCCCAGCGCGAAGCCGTTCACGGCGGCGATCACGGGAATGGGCAGCGAGGAGATCTGGTGCATGACGTCCTGCCCGGCCAGCGACAGCTCGCGCCCGTCGTACACGCCCTCGAGGTTCTCGAACTCGCTGATGTCCGCACCCGCCACGAACGCCTTGTCGCCGGCGCCCGTGATGATCAGCGCGCCCACCTCGGCGTCCTCCACGATCAGGTTCACGGCCTGCGCGATCTCCGAGAGGGTATCGGCACTCAGGGCGTTCAGGGCGCGGGGGCGGTTGATGGTCAGCACCGCGATCGGGCCATGCTGGTCAATCTGCACGTTGTTGAACTCGAATTCATCCAGTTGGGTCATGCGCCCATCCTGCCACAGCGCGCCGCACGCACAAAGGCGATCAAAACAGAAAGGGAGCCGCCCGGGTGGACGGCACCTGCGCGGCGGCGGTCAGTCGCGGGCGGCCAGCGTCACGATGGCGTCCAGCGCCACGCGCACCATACGGTCCACCCCGGCGGCCAGCACGTCGTCCGGCACGAGCTGTGGGTCGCCGATGTCGTTGCTGCACGCCGTCAGACACGCTGCGCGCAGACCGCGTTGCGCCGCCACGAGGAAGATCGCGCTGGCCTCCATCTCGAAGCCCAGCACGCCCCGCCCCGCCCACAGCCGCGCGTGCTCCGGCGTGCTGGCGTAGAAGGCGTCCTCGGTCATGACCAGACCCACGTGGTGCGGGGCGCCGCTCGCGCGGGCCGCCTGCACGCTGGCCTCCACGACCTCGAAGCTCGCGGCGGGCGCGTACGGAGCGCCGCCCAGCATCTGCCGGGTGGTGCCGTCGTTCGGCACGGCCGCCGTGGCGATCACCAGATCACCGGGCGCCACGCTGGGGGTCGCGCCGCCCAGCGTCCCCACGCGGATCAGCGTGCGCGCCCCCAGCCGGGCGAGCTCCTCCGCGACGATGGCCGCGCTGGGGCAGCCCATCCCGGTCGTCTGCACGCTGACCGGCAGGCCCTGGTAGGTTCCGGTGAAGCCCAGCAGCTGCCGGTGGCTGGTGTACTCGCGCGCACCGTCCAGGTAGGTCTCGGCGATGTGGCGGGCGCGGTTGGGATCCCCGGGCAGCAGGACGTACGGGGCGACGTCCCCCGGCTGAGCACGAACGTGAATCTGACTCATGTGCCGGAGTATACGGGCGCCCTCTCCGGC encodes:
- a CDS encoding enoyl-CoA hydratase-related protein, with protein sequence MTQLDEFEFNNVQIDQHGPIAVLTINRPRALNALSADTLSEIAQAVNLIVEDAEVGALIITGAGDKAFVAGADISEFENLEGVYDGRELSLAGQDVMHQISSLPIPVIAAVNGFALGGGLELALACDVRVAATTARLGLPEVSLGLIPGFGGTQRLARLVGAGRALDLMLTARQVKADEALGMGLVNYVADDALTKAREVAELMLKNAPIALSLVKEAVRRGMDTALEAGLEVEADLFGMTVATKDFREGVDAFLNKRRAEFQGE
- a CDS encoding purine-nucleoside phosphorylase, giving the protein MSQIHVRAQPGDVAPYVLLPGDPNRARHIAETYLDGAREYTSHRQLLGFTGTYQGLPVSVQTTGMGCPSAAIVAEELARLGARTLIRVGTLGGATPSVAPGDLVIATAAVPNDGTTRQMLGGAPYAPAASFEVVEASVQAARASGAPHHVGLVMTEDAFYASTPEHARLWAGRGVLGFEMEASAIFLVAAQRGLRAACLTACSNDIGDPQLVPDDVLAAGVDRMVRVALDAIVTLAARD
- the greA gene encoding transcription elongation factor GreA; translation: MTKDRITMTQRGYDKLVETLHFLKTTKREEISENMGRAIEDGDLRESAAYDEARMQQSENEARISELERQLERAMIIEEDATGGAGLGAKVRVRDAKGKEHQFELVGTYEVDVLKGKISDASPIGKALAGRRAGEKVTVQLPKGSAEFEILSVDYL